From one Takifugu rubripes chromosome 14, fTakRub1.2, whole genome shotgun sequence genomic stretch:
- the fbxl3l gene encoding F-box/LRR-repeat protein 3, producing the protein MKRGRTGLKSTPQTLPTQDGRAMNQKRGASRLPQTAAADWGNLPPHIVLQIFQHLSLVDRARASSVCRCWNDVFHTPDLWRRFEFELNQPATSYLRSTHPDLIQQIIKKHAQHLQYVSFKVDSCTESAEAACDILSQLVNCTIKTLGLISTARPSFMDVSQAHFVSALTVVFVNSKSLSSIKIDDTPVDDPSLKVLVANNSDTLKLLKMSSCPHVSPAGILCVADQCHGLRELALNYHLLSDELLLALSSEKHVHLEHLRIDVVSENPGQTHFHTIKRSSWEALVQHSPKVNIVMYFFLYEEEFQPFFCDETPVTHLYFGRAVSKEMLGRIGLNCPRLVELVVCANGLEPLDEELIRIGERCKSLTAIGLGECEVTCSGFVEFVKMCGGRLTQLSIMEEVLIPDSSYNMEQIHSEVSKHLGRMWFPDMMPTW; encoded by the exons TCAAATCCACGCCGCAGACTTTGCCCACCCAGGATGGGAGAGCTATGAACCAGAAACGGGGAGCATCCCGGCTGCCCCAGACGGCTGCAGCAGACTGGGGCAACCTGCCTCCACACATCGTCCTGCAGATCTTCCAGCATCTGTCCCTGGTGGACCGCGCCAGGGCGTCGTCGGTGTGCCGCTGCTGGAACGACGTCTTTCACACCCCGGACCTGTGGAGGAGATTTGAGTTTGAGCTCAATCAGCCAGCTACGTCTTACTTGCGCTCCACTCACCCTGACCTCATTCAACAGATCATCAAGAAGCACGCACAGCACCTGCAGTATGTCAGCTTCAAG GTTGACAGCTGCACAGAATCCGCAGAGGCAGCGTGTGACATTCTCTCCCAGTTGGTGAACTGCACCATTAAGACCTTGGGCTTGATTTCCACAGCGAGGCCCAGCTTCATGGACGTGTCGCAG gCCCACTTTGTGTCCGCGCTGACAGTCGTGTTCGTCAACTCCAAATCTCTGTCCTCTATCAAGATTGACGACACGCCGGTGGACGACCCCTCCCTGAAGGTGTTGGTTGCCAACAACAGCGACACCCTGAAGTTGCTGAAGATGAGCAGCTGTCCTCACGTCTCCCCAGCAG GGATCCTGTGTGTCGCAGACCAGTGCCACGGCCTCAGAGAGCTGGCGTTGAACTACCACCTCCTCAGTGACGAACTTCTCCTCGCCCTGTCCTCTGAAAAACACGTCCACTTGGAGCACTTGCGCATCGACGTGGTGAGTGAGAACCCCGGGCAGACGCACTTTCACACCATCAAAAGGAGCAGCTGGGAAGCTTTGGTGCAGCACTCGCCCAAGGTCAACATCGTCATGTACTTCTTCCTCTACGAGGAGGAGTTTCAGCCTTTCTTCTGTGACGAGACCCCCGTCACGCACCTCTACTTTGGCCGGGCAGTCAGCAAAGAGATGCTAGGCCGCATCGGGCTTAACTGCCCCCGTCTGGTAGAGCTGGTGGTCTGCGCCAATGGCCTGGAGCCCTTGGATGAGGAGTTGATCCGCATTGGCGAGCGCTGCAAGAGCTTGACGGCCATCGGGCTGGGCGAGTGTGAGGTAACCTGCAGCGGCTTTGTGGAATTTGTCAAGATGTGCGGCGGCAGGCTGACTCAGTTGTCAATCATGGAGGAGGTGTTGATTCCCGACAGCAGCTACAACATGGAGCAGATCCACAGTGAGGTGTCCAAGCACTTGGGCCGCATGTGGTTCCCTGATATGATGCCCACCTGGTAG
- the atp10b gene encoding probable phospholipid-transporting ATPase VB isoform X2 — MTWRNPLGLLRDSVTAQRMREKELRSLKSNLPYEGQGKGSQPNRHFPGNAIKTTKYTPLLFIPMNLFEQFHRLANLYFVGLAILNFVPVVNAFQPEVALIPICVILALTALKDAWEDFRRYQSDRKLNNRPCFIYTRSEMAFVKKCWKDVRVGDFVKVVCNEIVPADLLLLHTSDPNGVCHIETANLDGETNLKQRRTVSGLCTTSPKFEADSFSSTVVCERPNNNLNHFKCYVEKPDKERVGAGIESLLLRGCTIRNTEHAVGFVVYAGRETKSMLNNNGPRYKRSKLERKLNVDVIFCVILLFAMCLVGAVGHTLVLEALPGVPPYLVPNSSGGRDHPSLSGFYMFFTMIILLQILIPISLYISIEMVKIGQIFFITNDVDLYDEESDSRVQCKSLNITEDLGQIEYIFSDKTGTLTENKMVFRRCSIMGTEYPHKENAIRLAVLEEPESEENIIFDQKPRPSKSQWFLDLENSPEGTQHDHGARRNCKAPGNARGDAAFSSLLETEVIPDRKLLQKISSSCGRMTDPYLDFFLALAICNTVVVSMATAQQGRIFTSWQQRPKRTRNMSDDSVLEENFNTVKTEGPAGTHTCSLHVPTQDDEPKISSDNLTYEAESPDEAALVYAAKAYGFILLRRSPNSVAVRLPSGELVFKVLDTLTFDPSRKRMSVLVEHPITKEYVLYTKGADYTIMELLGTPYAEHLQGNHKNIAADTQHHLDCYAKDGLRTLCFAKKVVSEEAYKTWAVNRQRALAAIDNREQLVMETAVELETNLSLLGATGIEDRLQENVPDTIVALREAGIQMWVLTGDKPETAVNIGYASRLLEEDDLVINMSCKNKLTCTSIMDCTLEEVRRYNADPRNVGTTQNISLVIDGRTLSMALSPDLQGGFLELAKHCRSVLCCRVTPLQKSGVVKLVREKLKVMTLAVGDGANDVNMIQAADIGIGISGQEGMQAAMASDFAISHFKHLQKLLLVHGHWCYSRLANMIIYFFYKNVAYVNLLFWYQFFCGFSGTTMIDYWLMIFFNLFFTSAPPIMFGIMDKDLSAEMLLGVPELYRTGQRAGEYNFLTFWISMLDGFYQSLVCFFIPYLVYRDSDIDIFTFGTPINTVSLFTILLHLSIEIKAWTVVHWVIIVGSVALYFIVTLAYSSICVTCNPPSNPYWILQSQMADPMFYLVCIIATVVALLPRYLYHVLKNSIAPSPIMQARHLDRMPPSTRSQWIKEWRSLRGGGHVRYSDLSAPPSPTLETPVDFYPQSPVSTSDDVALNVISESYMRPQQS; from the exons ATGACGTGGAGGAACCCCCTGGGTCTGCTGAGGGACTCCGTGACAGCTCAGAGGATGCGGGAGAAGGAGCTGCGCAGTTTGAAGTCCAACCTGCCTTACGAGGGTCAGGGCAAGGGGAGTCAGCCCAACCGGCACTTCCCTGGCAACGCCATCAAGACCACCAAAtacacccccctcctcttcatccccaTGAACCTCTTTGAGCAGTTCCACCGGCTGGCCAACCTTTACTTTGTCGGCCTGGCGATTCTAAACTTTGTCCCTGTAGTGAACGCGTTCCAGCCTGAGGTGGCTCTGATCCCCATCTGCGTCATCCTGGCTCTGACGGCGCTGAAGGACGCCTGGGAGGACTTCAGGAGGTACCAGTCGGACAGAAAGCTCAACAACCGGCCCTGCTTCATTTACACCAG GAGCGAGATGGCGTTTGTGAAGAAGTGTTGGAAGGACGTGCGAGTGGGGGATTTTGTGAAGGTAGTCTGTAATGAGATCGTCCCCgcagacctcctcctcctgcacacatCGGACCCCAACGGCGTTTGCCACATAGAGACGGCCAACCTGGATGGAGAAACCAACCTGAAGCAGAGGAGGACGGTGTCTGGCCTCTGCACCACC TCTCCCAAATTCGAAGCCGACAGCTTCAGCAGCACTGTGGTGTGTGAAAGGCCCAACAACAACctgaatcattttaaatgttatgt AGAGAAACCTGATAAGGAGCGAGTGGGTGCTGGGATTGAGAGTCTGCTGCTGCGTGGCTGCACAATCAGAAACACGGAGCATGCTGTGGGCTTCGTGGTGTACGCAG GTCGTGAAACCAAATCGATGCTCAACAATAATGGGCCAAGATACAAGCGGAGCAAACTGGAGCGGAAGCTGAACGTAGACGTCATCTTCTGCGTCATTCTCCTCTTCGCAATGTGTCTCGTTGGAGCTGTGG GTCACACTTTAGTCCTGGAGGCGCTGCCTGGCGTGCCCCCCTACCTGGTGCCCAACAGCAGCGGTGGTCGGGACCACCCCAGCTTGTCTGGTTTTTACATGTTCTTCACCATGATCATCCTCCTGCAG ATCCTGATTCCCATCTCCCTCTACATCTCCATTGAGATGGTGAAGATCGGCCAGATCTTCTTCATCACTAATGACGTGGATCTGTACGACGAAGAGAGCGACAGCCGCGTCCAGTGTAAGTCCCTCAACATCACGGAGGACCTGGGGCAGATCGAGTACATCTTCTCGGACAAAACTGGCACTCTGACGGAGAACAAGATGGTGTTCCGCAGATGCTCCATCATGGGCACTGAGTACCCACACAAGGAGAACG CCATTCGCCTCGCTGTCCTCGAGGAGCCAGAATCAGAGGAGAATATCATCTTTGACCAGAAGCCACGACCCTCAAAGTCTCAATGGTTCCTGGATCTGGAGAACAGTCCAGAGGGCACGCAACATGATCATGGCGCACGGCGGAATTGCAAAGCGCCAGGAAATGCCCGCGGTGATGCGGCCTTCAGCAGTCTACTG GAAACTGAAGTGattccagacaggaagctgcttcagAAGATTAGCAGCAGCTGCGGCCGCATGACAGATCCTTACCTGGACTTTTTCCTAGCTCTCGCCATTTGCAACACGGTtgtggtttccatggcaacagctcaGCAAGGGCGG ATCTTCACCTCCTGGCAGCAAAGACCTAAAAGAACCCGCAACATGTCTGATGACTCTGTGTTGGAGGAGAACTTTAACACCGTAAAAACGGAGGGCCCCGCAGGAACCCATACGTGTTCTCTGCACGTTCCAACCCAGGATGACGAGCCCAAAATAAGCTCGGATAATCTGACCTATGAGGCGGAGAGTCCAGATGAAGCAGCCCTGGTGTACGCAGCCAAAGCATATGGCTTCATTCTGCTGCGCCGCAGCCCCAACAGCGTGGCGGTGAGGCTCCCGTCTGGAGAGCTGGTCTTTAAGGTTCTAGacaccttgacctttgacccttccAGGAAGAGGATGTCTGTCTTGGTGGAACATCCAATCACAAAAGAGTATGTGCTCTACACTAAAGGTGCTGACTACACAATTATGGAGCTTCTCGGTACACCCTACGCAG AACACCTCCAGGGGAATCACAAAAACATCGCAGCAGACACGCAGCATCATCTCGACTGCTACGCTAAAGATGGGCTGCGCACCCTTTGCTTTGCAAAAAAG GTCGTGAGCGAGGAGGCATATAAAACCTGGGCAGTGAACAGGCAGAGAGCTCTGGCTGCTATAGACAACAGAGAGCAGCTCGTCATGGAAACGGCCGTAGAGTTAGAGACAAACCTGTCCCTGCTGG GGGCGACGGGCATTGAGGACCGTCTACAGGAGAACGTACCAGACACCATTGTGGCGCTGCGGGAGGCTGGGATCCAGATGTGGGTACTGACTGGTGACAAACCAGAGACAGCTGTCAACATCGGATATGCTTCCAGGCTGTTGGAAGAGGACGACCTGGTCATAAACATGAGCTGTAAAAACAAG TTAACGTGCACCTCCATCATGGACTGCAcgctggaggaggtgaggaggtaCAACGCGGACCCCCGTAACGTGGGCACGACCCAGAACATCTCACTGGTCATCGACGGACGCACCCTGAGCATGGCGCTCTCCCCGGACCTGCAGGGGGGCTTCCTTGAGCTGGCCAAGCACTGCCGCTCCGTGCTCTGCTGCAGAGTCACGCCTCTCCAGAAGAGCGGGGTGGTGAAGCTGGTCAGGGAAAAGCTCAAAGTTATGACTCTTGCTGTTG GTGACGGTGCCAATGATGTCAACATGATCCAAGCGGCTGATATCGGCATTGGGATCTCGGGGCAGGAGGGCATGCAG gCGGCCATGGCGAGCGATTTCGCCATTTCTCACTTCAAGCACCTGCAGAAACTCCTCCTGGTTCATGGACACTGGTGCTACAGCCGCCTGGCTAACATGATCATTTACTTCTTCTATAAGAATGTG GCGTACGTCAACCTTCTGTTCTGGTATCAGTTCTTCTGTGGCTTCTCTGGAACTACCATGATCGACTACTGgctgatgattttttttaacctcttttTCACCTCTGCGCCGCCCATCATGTTTGGGATAATGGACAAAGACCTCTCTGCAGAGATGctgctgggtgtccctgaactGTACAGGACCGGGCAGCGTGCGGGG GAATACAACTTTTTAACTTTCTGGATTTCTATGCTTGATGGCTTCTATCAGAGcctggtgtgtttttttattccaTACCTG GTTTACCGAGATTCAGATATCGATATTTTCACTTTTGGAACCCCCATTAACACGGTGTCTTTATTTACCATCCTGCTGCACTTGTCAATAGAGATTAAAGCCTGG ACGGTAGTTCACTGGGTAATCATTGTGGGCAGTGTGGCACTGTACTTCATTGTGACTCTTGCCTACAGCAGCATTTGCGTCACCTGTAACCCTCCATCCAACCCGTACTGGATCCTTCAGAGCCAGATGGCCGACCCCATGTTCTACCTTGTCTGCATCATTGCCACAGTGGTGGCTCTGCTGCCCAG ATACCTATATCACGTGCTGAAGAACTCAATTGCCCCCTCCCCGATCATGCAAGCCAGGCATCTGGATCGGATGCCCCCCTCCACCAGGAGCCAGTGGATCAAGGAGTGGAGGAGCCTCAGAGGTGGAGGGCATGTCAGATACTCGGACCTGTCCGCCCCACCCTCTCCCACCCTGGAGACCCCCGTGGACTTTTATCCTCAGTCTCCTGTCAGCACCAGCGATGATGTCGCTCTAAATGTCATCAGTGAAAGCTACATGAGACCTCAACAATCATGA
- the atp10b gene encoding probable phospholipid-transporting ATPase VB isoform X1, with amino-acid sequence MTWRNPLGLLRDSVTAQRMREKELRSLKSNLPYEGQGKGSQPNRHFPGNAIKTTKYTPLLFIPMNLFEQFHRLANLYFVGLAILNFVPVVNAFQPEVALIPICVILALTALKDAWEDFRRYQSDRKLNNRPCFIYTRSEMAFVKKCWKDVRVGDFVKVVCNEIVPADLLLLHTSDPNGVCHIETANLDGETNLKQRRTVSGLCTTSPKFEADSFSSTVVCERPNNNLNHFKCYVEKPDKERVGAGIESLLLRGCTIRNTEHAVGFVVYAGRETKSMLNNNGPRYKRSKLERKLNVDVIFCVILLFAMCLVGAVGHTLVLEALPGVPPYLVPNSSGGRDHPSLSGFYMFFTMIILLQILIPISLYISIEMVKIGQIFFITNDVDLYDEESDSRVQCKSLNITEDLGQIEYIFSDKTGTLTENKMVFRRCSIMGTEYPHKENAIRLAVLEEPESEENIIFDQKPRPSKSQWFLDLENSPEGTQHDHGARRNCKAPGNARGDAAFSSLLETEVIPDRKLLQKISSSCGRMTDPYLDFFLALAICNTVVVSMATAQQGRVSEFSDARQVENAPSDRSKKSGSLLQIFTSWQQRPKRTRNMSDDSVLEENFNTVKTEGPAGTHTCSLHVPTQDDEPKISSDNLTYEAESPDEAALVYAAKAYGFILLRRSPNSVAVRLPSGELVFKVLDTLTFDPSRKRMSVLVEHPITKEYVLYTKGADYTIMELLGTPYAEHLQGNHKNIAADTQHHLDCYAKDGLRTLCFAKKVVSEEAYKTWAVNRQRALAAIDNREQLVMETAVELETNLSLLGATGIEDRLQENVPDTIVALREAGIQMWVLTGDKPETAVNIGYASRLLEEDDLVINMSCKNKLTCTSIMDCTLEEVRRYNADPRNVGTTQNISLVIDGRTLSMALSPDLQGGFLELAKHCRSVLCCRVTPLQKSGVVKLVREKLKVMTLAVGDGANDVNMIQAADIGIGISGQEGMQAAMASDFAISHFKHLQKLLLVHGHWCYSRLANMIIYFFYKNVAYVNLLFWYQFFCGFSGTTMIDYWLMIFFNLFFTSAPPIMFGIMDKDLSAEMLLGVPELYRTGQRAGEYNFLTFWISMLDGFYQSLVCFFIPYLVYRDSDIDIFTFGTPINTVSLFTILLHLSIEIKAWTVVHWVIIVGSVALYFIVTLAYSSICVTCNPPSNPYWILQSQMADPMFYLVCIIATVVALLPRYLYHVLKNSIAPSPIMQARHLDRMPPSTRSQWIKEWRSLRGGGHVRYSDLSAPPSPTLETPVDFYPQSPVSTSDDVALNVISESYMRPQQS; translated from the exons ATGACGTGGAGGAACCCCCTGGGTCTGCTGAGGGACTCCGTGACAGCTCAGAGGATGCGGGAGAAGGAGCTGCGCAGTTTGAAGTCCAACCTGCCTTACGAGGGTCAGGGCAAGGGGAGTCAGCCCAACCGGCACTTCCCTGGCAACGCCATCAAGACCACCAAAtacacccccctcctcttcatccccaTGAACCTCTTTGAGCAGTTCCACCGGCTGGCCAACCTTTACTTTGTCGGCCTGGCGATTCTAAACTTTGTCCCTGTAGTGAACGCGTTCCAGCCTGAGGTGGCTCTGATCCCCATCTGCGTCATCCTGGCTCTGACGGCGCTGAAGGACGCCTGGGAGGACTTCAGGAGGTACCAGTCGGACAGAAAGCTCAACAACCGGCCCTGCTTCATTTACACCAG GAGCGAGATGGCGTTTGTGAAGAAGTGTTGGAAGGACGTGCGAGTGGGGGATTTTGTGAAGGTAGTCTGTAATGAGATCGTCCCCgcagacctcctcctcctgcacacatCGGACCCCAACGGCGTTTGCCACATAGAGACGGCCAACCTGGATGGAGAAACCAACCTGAAGCAGAGGAGGACGGTGTCTGGCCTCTGCACCACC TCTCCCAAATTCGAAGCCGACAGCTTCAGCAGCACTGTGGTGTGTGAAAGGCCCAACAACAACctgaatcattttaaatgttatgt AGAGAAACCTGATAAGGAGCGAGTGGGTGCTGGGATTGAGAGTCTGCTGCTGCGTGGCTGCACAATCAGAAACACGGAGCATGCTGTGGGCTTCGTGGTGTACGCAG GTCGTGAAACCAAATCGATGCTCAACAATAATGGGCCAAGATACAAGCGGAGCAAACTGGAGCGGAAGCTGAACGTAGACGTCATCTTCTGCGTCATTCTCCTCTTCGCAATGTGTCTCGTTGGAGCTGTGG GTCACACTTTAGTCCTGGAGGCGCTGCCTGGCGTGCCCCCCTACCTGGTGCCCAACAGCAGCGGTGGTCGGGACCACCCCAGCTTGTCTGGTTTTTACATGTTCTTCACCATGATCATCCTCCTGCAG ATCCTGATTCCCATCTCCCTCTACATCTCCATTGAGATGGTGAAGATCGGCCAGATCTTCTTCATCACTAATGACGTGGATCTGTACGACGAAGAGAGCGACAGCCGCGTCCAGTGTAAGTCCCTCAACATCACGGAGGACCTGGGGCAGATCGAGTACATCTTCTCGGACAAAACTGGCACTCTGACGGAGAACAAGATGGTGTTCCGCAGATGCTCCATCATGGGCACTGAGTACCCACACAAGGAGAACG CCATTCGCCTCGCTGTCCTCGAGGAGCCAGAATCAGAGGAGAATATCATCTTTGACCAGAAGCCACGACCCTCAAAGTCTCAATGGTTCCTGGATCTGGAGAACAGTCCAGAGGGCACGCAACATGATCATGGCGCACGGCGGAATTGCAAAGCGCCAGGAAATGCCCGCGGTGATGCGGCCTTCAGCAGTCTACTG GAAACTGAAGTGattccagacaggaagctgcttcagAAGATTAGCAGCAGCTGCGGCCGCATGACAGATCCTTACCTGGACTTTTTCCTAGCTCTCGCCATTTGCAACACGGTtgtggtttccatggcaacagctcaGCAAGGGCGG GTGAGTGAGTTTTCAGACGCCCGTCAGGTTGAGAACGCGCCGTCCGACCGTTCCAAAAAATCCGGCTCTCTTCTGCAGATCTTCACCTCCTGGCAGCAAAGACCTAAAAGAACCCGCAACATGTCTGATGACTCTGTGTTGGAGGAGAACTTTAACACCGTAAAAACGGAGGGCCCCGCAGGAACCCATACGTGTTCTCTGCACGTTCCAACCCAGGATGACGAGCCCAAAATAAGCTCGGATAATCTGACCTATGAGGCGGAGAGTCCAGATGAAGCAGCCCTGGTGTACGCAGCCAAAGCATATGGCTTCATTCTGCTGCGCCGCAGCCCCAACAGCGTGGCGGTGAGGCTCCCGTCTGGAGAGCTGGTCTTTAAGGTTCTAGacaccttgacctttgacccttccAGGAAGAGGATGTCTGTCTTGGTGGAACATCCAATCACAAAAGAGTATGTGCTCTACACTAAAGGTGCTGACTACACAATTATGGAGCTTCTCGGTACACCCTACGCAG AACACCTCCAGGGGAATCACAAAAACATCGCAGCAGACACGCAGCATCATCTCGACTGCTACGCTAAAGATGGGCTGCGCACCCTTTGCTTTGCAAAAAAG GTCGTGAGCGAGGAGGCATATAAAACCTGGGCAGTGAACAGGCAGAGAGCTCTGGCTGCTATAGACAACAGAGAGCAGCTCGTCATGGAAACGGCCGTAGAGTTAGAGACAAACCTGTCCCTGCTGG GGGCGACGGGCATTGAGGACCGTCTACAGGAGAACGTACCAGACACCATTGTGGCGCTGCGGGAGGCTGGGATCCAGATGTGGGTACTGACTGGTGACAAACCAGAGACAGCTGTCAACATCGGATATGCTTCCAGGCTGTTGGAAGAGGACGACCTGGTCATAAACATGAGCTGTAAAAACAAG TTAACGTGCACCTCCATCATGGACTGCAcgctggaggaggtgaggaggtaCAACGCGGACCCCCGTAACGTGGGCACGACCCAGAACATCTCACTGGTCATCGACGGACGCACCCTGAGCATGGCGCTCTCCCCGGACCTGCAGGGGGGCTTCCTTGAGCTGGCCAAGCACTGCCGCTCCGTGCTCTGCTGCAGAGTCACGCCTCTCCAGAAGAGCGGGGTGGTGAAGCTGGTCAGGGAAAAGCTCAAAGTTATGACTCTTGCTGTTG GTGACGGTGCCAATGATGTCAACATGATCCAAGCGGCTGATATCGGCATTGGGATCTCGGGGCAGGAGGGCATGCAG gCGGCCATGGCGAGCGATTTCGCCATTTCTCACTTCAAGCACCTGCAGAAACTCCTCCTGGTTCATGGACACTGGTGCTACAGCCGCCTGGCTAACATGATCATTTACTTCTTCTATAAGAATGTG GCGTACGTCAACCTTCTGTTCTGGTATCAGTTCTTCTGTGGCTTCTCTGGAACTACCATGATCGACTACTGgctgatgattttttttaacctcttttTCACCTCTGCGCCGCCCATCATGTTTGGGATAATGGACAAAGACCTCTCTGCAGAGATGctgctgggtgtccctgaactGTACAGGACCGGGCAGCGTGCGGGG GAATACAACTTTTTAACTTTCTGGATTTCTATGCTTGATGGCTTCTATCAGAGcctggtgtgtttttttattccaTACCTG GTTTACCGAGATTCAGATATCGATATTTTCACTTTTGGAACCCCCATTAACACGGTGTCTTTATTTACCATCCTGCTGCACTTGTCAATAGAGATTAAAGCCTGG ACGGTAGTTCACTGGGTAATCATTGTGGGCAGTGTGGCACTGTACTTCATTGTGACTCTTGCCTACAGCAGCATTTGCGTCACCTGTAACCCTCCATCCAACCCGTACTGGATCCTTCAGAGCCAGATGGCCGACCCCATGTTCTACCTTGTCTGCATCATTGCCACAGTGGTGGCTCTGCTGCCCAG ATACCTATATCACGTGCTGAAGAACTCAATTGCCCCCTCCCCGATCATGCAAGCCAGGCATCTGGATCGGATGCCCCCCTCCACCAGGAGCCAGTGGATCAAGGAGTGGAGGAGCCTCAGAGGTGGAGGGCATGTCAGATACTCGGACCTGTCCGCCCCACCCTCTCCCACCCTGGAGACCCCCGTGGACTTTTATCCTCAGTCTCCTGTCAGCACCAGCGATGATGTCGCTCTAAATGTCATCAGTGAAAGCTACATGAGACCTCAACAATCATGA